Proteins encoded by one window of Microcoleus sp. FACHB-68:
- a CDS encoding GTP-binding protein, giving the protein MDRAIFSFSDIQAELNYKQAKDALQDLVNNLDLTVEERAGLEGEIGGLDVMLDKLERTCVQIAVFGMVGRGKSSVLNALLGQPVFETGPLHGVTRSTKVGTWEVKDSPSPLPNAQPTITYRLSQVELIDTPGIDEVDGQTREVLARQVASQADLILFVVAGDITKVEYEALSQLRDAGKPMLLVFNKIDQYPDADRLAIYQKIRDERVRELLSPDEIVMAAASPIVAQAVRRSDGTRGVQLNRGLPQVEALKLKILEILDREGKSLVAINTMLFAGDVNEQLVQRKMEIRERSANRMIWNAVMAKAIAIALNPFTVVDILSAAAIDVALILTLSKIYGITMTQAGAVGLLQKIAISMGSISASELVATLGLSSLKGLLGIATPATGGAALAPYLSVALTQAGVAGVSSYGIGQVTKAYLANGASWGPDGPKAVVSRILSTLDETSILSRIKDELREKLSSVGKAATRKAGKQEN; this is encoded by the coding sequence CTGGATCGGGCCATTTTTAGCTTTTCAGATATTCAGGCGGAACTGAACTACAAGCAAGCGAAAGACGCTCTGCAAGACTTGGTGAATAACCTGGATCTCACCGTTGAAGAACGAGCCGGCTTAGAAGGTGAAATTGGCGGCTTAGATGTGATGCTGGACAAATTAGAACGCACTTGTGTCCAGATTGCCGTCTTTGGCATGGTGGGACGGGGTAAATCTTCAGTTCTCAACGCCTTGCTAGGTCAGCCGGTGTTTGAAACCGGCCCACTTCACGGCGTCACCCGCAGCACAAAAGTTGGGACGTGGGAAGTTAAAGACTCCCCATCCCCACTTCCCAATGCCCAACCTACGATTACCTACCGCCTCTCTCAAGTTGAACTCATTGACACCCCCGGCATCGACGAAGTCGATGGGCAAACCCGCGAAGTTTTGGCCCGTCAGGTGGCTTCGCAAGCGGATCTAATTTTATTTGTCGTTGCCGGCGATATTACCAAAGTTGAATATGAAGCGCTTTCGCAACTGCGGGATGCCGGTAAACCCATGTTGCTCGTATTTAATAAGATCGATCAATATCCCGATGCCGACCGGCTCGCCATTTATCAAAAAATCCGAGATGAGCGGGTGCGGGAATTGCTCTCACCGGATGAAATTGTCATGGCTGCTGCCTCGCCTATCGTCGCCCAGGCAGTGCGTCGCTCAGATGGCACAAGAGGCGTCCAACTCAACCGGGGACTTCCTCAAGTTGAAGCGTTAAAGCTGAAAATCTTGGAAATTCTAGACCGAGAAGGTAAATCTCTCGTTGCCATCAACACGATGCTCTTTGCCGGCGATGTGAACGAGCAACTGGTGCAGCGGAAAATGGAGATTCGCGAGCGCAGCGCCAACCGCATGATCTGGAATGCTGTGATGGCTAAAGCCATCGCCATCGCCCTCAATCCTTTCACGGTCGTTGATATTCTCAGCGCTGCCGCAATCGATGTGGCGCTAATATTGACATTATCTAAAATTTATGGTATAACGATGACCCAAGCCGGTGCTGTTGGCTTGTTACAAAAAATAGCCATCAGCATGGGGAGCATTAGTGCCAGCGAACTGGTGGCAACTTTAGGTCTATCGTCCCTCAAAGGATTGCTGGGAATCGCCACACCGGCAACAGGTGGGGCCGCTTTAGCCCCTTATCTTTCCGTCGCCCTTACCCAAGCTGGGGTTGCCGGTGTTTCCTCCTATGGAATTGGCCAGGTCACCAAAGCGTACCTGGCCAATGGGGCTTCCTGGGGTCCTGATGGCCCGAAAGCCGTCGTGAGTCGGATTCTATCCACCCTTGATGAAACCTCGATTCTCAGTCGCATCAAGGATGAATTGCGAGAAAAGCTCTCA
- the rpsU gene encoding 30S ribosomal protein S21, producing the protein MTQVVLGENEGIDSALRRFKRQVSRAGILADAKNRRHFETPVEKRKRKAVAARRKKRFS; encoded by the coding sequence ATGACCCAAGTTGTTCTCGGCGAAAACGAAGGAATTGATTCAGCTCTACGCCGGTTTAAACGCCAAGTATCCAGAGCCGGCATTTTGGCAGATGCGAAAAATCGGCGGCATTTTGAAACGCCGGTGGAAAAGCGCAAGCGCAAAGCTGTTGCAGCTAGACGAAAAAAACGGTTCAGTTAA
- a CDS encoding RNA-binding protein, producing the protein MSIYVGNLSYDVTQEDITAVFAEYGSVKRVNLPTDRETGRPRGFGFVEMETEAEENAAIEALDGAEWMGRDLKVNKAKPREDRGGGGGGRSGGGNRGGGGGGGYGGKSSRGRY; encoded by the coding sequence ATGTCAATTTATGTAGGTAATTTGTCATACGACGTTACGCAAGAAGACATCACTGCTGTCTTCGCCGAATACGGCAGCGTCAAACGGGTTAATCTGCCCACCGACCGTGAAACAGGCCGTCCGCGCGGATTTGGTTTCGTGGAAATGGAAACCGAGGCCGAAGAAAACGCAGCCATTGAAGCGTTAGATGGCGCTGAGTGGATGGGTCGCGACCTCAAAGTGAACAAAGCCAAGCCTCGTGAAGATCGAGGAGGCGGTGGTGGCGGTCGCAGCGGTGGAGGAAACCGAGGAGGTGGCGGCGGCGGCGGCTACGGAGGAAAATCTTCCCGAGGAAGGTATTAA
- the murF gene encoding UDP-N-acetylmuramoyl-tripeptide--D-alanyl-D-alanine ligase, protein MTFRATLTQLIDILHATPANIPDKLLKTPVTGITTDTRSIKTGEVFVALRGENFDGHDFVSQAIEKGAIAAIVERPLPVSVPQLQVKDTLQAYQAIARWWREQFKIPVIAVTGSFGKTTTKELIAAILGVHGKVLKTQLNYNNEIGVPKTLLELSSEHDYAVIEMAMRGSGQIALLTQIARPTIGVITNAGTAHIGLLGSEEAIAKAKCELLAEMPPTGTAILNHDNKRLMATAATVWKGKTLTYGLEGGDVRGMLINAERLIVEGVQLPIPLPGRHNASNYLAALAVAKVLNISWETLSAGISVELPEGRARRYELADDVLILDESYNAGLESMEAALQLLAQTPGKRHIAVLGTMRELGDRSLEFHRQVGVTASHLNLDALFILADAAEAEALAAGAIGVPLIETRLSTYIHAKEALVECLKEFVQPGDRLLFKASHAISLDKVVEQFRTEFVSEN, encoded by the coding sequence ATGACCTTTCGTGCCACCCTCACTCAGCTCATTGATATTCTGCACGCCACGCCGGCGAATATACCGGATAAGCTCCTAAAAACCCCAGTAACCGGCATTACTACAGACACCCGCAGCATCAAAACCGGCGAGGTGTTTGTGGCATTGCGGGGCGAAAATTTTGATGGCCATGATTTTGTTTCCCAGGCAATTGAAAAAGGCGCAATTGCTGCAATTGTCGAACGTCCTCTGCCGGTGTCGGTGCCGCAGCTACAGGTAAAAGACACACTCCAGGCATATCAAGCGATCGCGCGTTGGTGGCGCGAGCAATTTAAAATTCCAGTGATTGCTGTAACCGGCTCATTTGGCAAAACCACAACCAAAGAACTAATTGCGGCAATTTTAGGCGTTCACGGAAAAGTCCTGAAAACCCAGCTCAACTACAACAACGAAATTGGGGTGCCTAAAACACTGCTAGAACTTTCTTCGGAACACGACTATGCTGTGATTGAAATGGCAATGCGTGGCAGTGGTCAGATTGCCCTGTTAACACAAATAGCCCGCCCCACAATTGGCGTGATTACGAATGCCGGCACTGCACATATCGGTTTATTGGGATCTGAAGAAGCAATCGCTAAAGCCAAGTGCGAGTTACTAGCCGAAATGCCTCCCACCGGCACGGCAATTCTCAACCACGATAATAAGCGGTTAATGGCAACGGCAGCCACGGTTTGGAAAGGGAAAACCCTAACTTACGGTTTGGAAGGCGGCGATGTGCGCGGGATGCTAATTAATGCCGAACGCTTGATAGTTGAGGGCGTTCAATTGCCAATCCCACTTCCCGGTCGTCATAATGCGAGTAATTATTTGGCTGCGCTAGCTGTGGCGAAAGTTCTCAATATTAGCTGGGAAACTCTGAGTGCCGGTATATCCGTGGAACTACCAGAGGGACGGGCGCGGCGCTATGAGTTGGCGGATGATGTGCTGATTTTGGATGAAAGTTATAATGCCGGCTTGGAATCGATGGAAGCAGCGCTGCAACTGCTGGCACAAACACCGGGGAAGCGCCATATTGCGGTGTTAGGGACGATGCGGGAATTGGGCGATCGCTCTCTAGAATTTCACCGGCAAGTGGGTGTTACCGCCAGCCATCTCAATCTTGACGCTTTGTTTATTTTGGCAGACGCTGCGGAAGCAGAAGCCTTGGCTGCCGGTGCGATTGGGGTGCCTTTAATTGAAACGCGATTGAGTACCTATATCCACGCCAAAGAAGCATTGGTTGAGTGTTTGAAGGAGTTTGTGCAACCCGGTGATCGCCTTTTATTTAAAGCTTCTCATGCGATCTCTTTAGATAAAGTTGTGGAGCAGTTTCGGACTGAGTTTGTTTCTGAAAACTAG